The following coding sequences are from one Triticum aestivum cultivar Chinese Spring chromosome 5A, IWGSC CS RefSeq v2.1, whole genome shotgun sequence window:
- the LOC123102106 gene encoding heavy metal-associated isoprenylated plant protein 35: MDLQTFVLRVTIHCHGCKKKVRKVLKSVEGVQDVKVDAQLHKVMVTGTVDAETLIKRLHKSGKQALPWQHTPAKNPDPAPPAPADAPAPAGDGSKDAAVADKKPAEPVKEPQADSSDKKPEQETAPEKKPEAEKEAESEKKADKEEEAKPSDEAKQDGGEGEPKAKGAEPASEPAAAAKEAGGNDEAEAKKKQSKPKDADRSLSHAPMHAHHEFNPYGAPQPVMSYNMAQPRASVSHYAPRPEQGYSLQQQQAGYSSSSMMQHPPAPAQQAYSQQAQPMQQWSPSYLYMPYPHASPESYYQDYYSPPGTHAAPPPLPPLQDSYRLFDDENPNSCSVM, encoded by the exons ATGGATCTCCAGACCTTCGTGCTGAGGGTGACCATCCACTGCCATGGCTGCAAGAAGAAGGTCCGGAAGGTGCTCAAGAGCGTCGAAG GCGTGCAGGACGTGAAGGTGGATGCCCAGCTGCACAAGGTGATGGTGACCGGCACCGTGGACGCCGAGACGCTCATCAAGCGGCTGCACAAGTCGGGCAAGCAGGCCCTGCCATGGCAACACACGCCTGCCAAGAATCCCGACCCTGCGCCGCCAGCCCCAGCCGACGCCCCCGCGCCGGCCGGGGACGGCAGCAAGGATGCTGCTGTGGCCGACAAGAAGCCGGCGGAGCCTGTGAAGGAGCCGCAGGCCGACAGCTCGGACAAGAAGCCGGAGCAGGAGACGGCCCCCGAGAAGAAGCCTGAGGCGGAGAAGGAAGCAGAATCTGAGAAGAAGGCTGACAAAGAGGAGGAGGCAAAACCAAGCGACGAGGCAAAGcaagacggcggcgagggcgagccCAAGGCAAAGGGCGCCGAGCCCGCGAGTGAGCCCGCTGCCGCCGCAAAGGAGGCCGGCGGCAATGACGAGGCCGAGGCGAAGAAGAAACAGAGCAAGCCCAAGGACGCCGATAGGTCCCTGTCCCATGCGCCGATGCACGCGCACCACGAATTCAACCCGTACGGCGCGCCGCAGCCGGTGATGAGCTACAACATGGCGCAGCCGAGAGCGAGCGTGTCCCACTACGCGCCGCGGCCGGAGCAGGGCTACTCgctgcagcagcagcaggccgggtactcctcctcctccatgaTGCAGCACCCACCGGCGCCGGCGCAGCAGGCCTACTCCCAGCAGGCGCAGCCAATGCAGCAATGGTCGCCGTCCTACCTCTACATGCCGTACCCGCACGCGTCGCCGGAGTCCTACTACCAGGACTACTACAGCCCGCCCGGGACGCACGCGGCGCCGCCACCCCTGCCGCCGCTCCAGGACTCGTACCGCCTGTTCGACGACGAGAACCCCAACTCGTGCAGCGTCATGTGA